The proteins below come from a single Branchiostoma floridae strain S238N-H82 chromosome 5, Bfl_VNyyK, whole genome shotgun sequence genomic window:
- the LOC118416090 gene encoding titin-like isoform X4, with translation MSSTNRRLYHTPPPFVPKLKKKKLTVPKDPFSRNRGRLWEDRKDDIDYKSRYVSPDRKKKRPCQCKKCVLKRQNAVTFPREDKDDDEHSGDEREYESGSDDSHNDSGEDGGDSDKDGRDDGSASDHQDEEPQADVRHGVPVVARRSSLVPTAVRSSTYPDTDPGLSDPYCLRVPSPSKPIGSEVSETSALLSWQPPTKRLDEIVGYKLEVRQQHQSEWTSSKNVCTETSCRIAGLTPDTIYRFRARAVTDTDESEPSYQSDPIRTLKSRRDPPGKPIATDVTETTARLTWPKPHDKSRVDRYIVESRKDRESNQSNWTEVLKDSDTSCEIRDLQPDTPYRFRVRACAGSDISQPGEMSEIVRTKKEPLYPPGRPLATDVTDRDVTLTWSPPDGGRKPLEYAVEHRREGRDEWTSCIETFKDTRCQLSGLDPETPYRFRVRSLAGDDVSMPSDPSDVVRTDRQKVVIPTPGKPKVSDVKDTEATLSWDTPKGRTKPDEYRVEVWEAGDEKWAPHSTVKKPPFTVDGLKPDTDHYFRVIPVKGEDVGDPSEYVGPIRTEKMKPPRPGKPKPSDVDESSINLSWPPPEKSEDVDEYILEMREDKRSEWKTDVVKTRDTHCEVPGLVADTPYRFRVRGVKDDVLGDPSSVSDPIYTRRPKVPTPGKPQASKITDDSLSLVWPMPLGQPKLALTGYDVECRRDDSDDWKYKTSCKEPPVKIEDLDSATAYRFRARAKTKYEKGDFGEESDRVLTDRGSQSPMKAININPDSLQDDGPTILPPGKPAAYDVGDRDAKISWPALPDGSDTRDDNLIGYDVEMQEEGESDWKDVIKGTKSNKCYVRDLKRESRYYFRVKANTILGESDYGETSDVVITTGNQEREDDSIPPPGKPEFWDVEETEAKLKWPALADGSDWRNDGITGYDVEMKKDDDDDWVSAAKGVNKTKCQVVGLNPATRYFFRVRALKGKRESEPGDVEVVVTQGKKGIPPPGKPVAWDVQEEQCKLQWPVFIDGGDERNDTTGYDVEMRKEEEDDWVSTAKGVKRNKCLVLGLHPGNRYYFRAQAITELGESEPGPPSDAVITPGKRGRDVPPPGKPGAWDTEETQTKLWWPALANGSDTRDDDITGYDVEMREDGEDEWQSAAKGVKKTKCRVVGLKPGTKYFFRVRAETDDNESEPGEDSDVVITKSQKPAPPGKPEAWDVEEEETKLRWPALPDGSDTRDDGVTKYDVEMTEDGKDDWKTVVTSVNDNKCKLIGLSGGTNYRFRVTAIGKEMNSDPSEMSDLVETPIIKKSITPPGKPEAYDTEETETKLSWPALEDGSKYRDDNVTRYEVEMREDGKEEWHDAAKGVDDTKCKITGLQPATKYYFRVRAGTDEGEESEPGKESDVVETPATRKSIDPPGKPVAWDVETTETKLKWPVLPDGSYRRDDGITEYEVELREEDEPDGWRDAAKGVKGYKCKIKGLNPGTRYRFRARAVSDIGQSEPGEESDIVETRGEMIDPPGKPEAYDVQTNEMKLWWHAHENGRDDRVDGVTGYDVEMRQEGSDQWLCVAKNVDDTKCKLKGMAGPDKKLWFRVKALKNDLASEPGEESDVVTIPDGIPPTGKPEAWDVEETQTKLRWPALADGSDVRYDNITGYDVEMREEGSSKWNEAAKGVKRNKCKVIGLEPGRHYYFRVQAMRGDEESEHSEPSNVVITPGQRTETVPPPGKPESWDVTTTEAKLQWSALADDTTNTRDDGLTGYDVEMKEESWSEWQPAANGVKKNKCKIVGLQPASNYYFRVRANTTSGVSDFGEESDVVATTERGFPTDNGVTLTPVKEIRDGEVDNIPPTGKPEAWDTEETQTKLRWPALADGSDTRNDGITGYDVEMREDGSYQWHSAAKGIKKPKCRVVGLEPGRRYYFRIQAMKGAAESAHSEVSDVVITPGTRTDVQTPVEDIVRPPGKPSAYDVDERETKLRWPALADGSDSRYDDITGYDVEILEDGTHQWKSQAKGVKGTKCRVIGLEPGTLYYFRVQAMKGPKESEPSEVSDAVRTLGRKRRDSDDLETFAGGDRTGNPPRIQDEERNGQLTIGTIAMMSLWPTARQEADSLPLPGQPEAFNVSETETELQWPPLARSSPVQHDPIDGYFVEVRKSGEQQWRASTRPCKLTKCKVKGLLPDTAYYFRVKSARGSSESGASETSHAVVTPRATDDNWKERLRQTLASAAAQHTEPCPFCNLPKTDSEDGRPQAVVRPIQNGGADLVDDDVIICVCDCDSISVTSSSRGSSRRGSEDSKLCVVM, from the exons ATGTCGTCGACCAATAGGAGGCTTTATCACA CTCCTCCACCTTTCGTACCAAAGCTCAAAAAGAAGAAGCTCACGGTCCCCAAGGACCCCTTCTCCCGCAACCGCGGACGACTCTGGGAGGACAGGAAGGATGACATAGACTACAAGTCCCGTTACGTCTCGCCTGACAGGAAGAAAAAGAGGCCGTGTCAGTGTAAGAAGTGCGTCCTCAAGAGACAAAATGCCGTCACCTTCCCGAGGGAGGATAAGGATGATGATGAGCACTCCGGGGACGAGAGGGAGTACGAGAGCGGTAGCGACGATAGCCACAACGATTCCGGCGAA GACGGGGGAGACTCCGACAAAGACGGCAGGGATGACGGATCTGCTAG TGACCACCAAGACGAGGAGCCCCAGGCCGATGTTCGCCATGGCGTTCCGGTGGTCGCCAGGAGGTCCAGTTTGGTCCCCACGGCAGTCAGGTCAAGTACGTATCCGGACACTGACCCGGGTCTGTCCGATCCATATTGCCTGCGAG TTCCCTCACCGAGCAAGCCGATTGGTTCCGAAGTTAGCGAGACGTCGGCcttgttgtcatggcaaccgcCTACAAAAAGACTGGACGAAATCGTGGGCTACAAACTTGAG GTTCGCCAGCAGCACCAGTCCGAGTGGACCTCCTCTAAGAACGTCTGCACGGAGACGTCCTGCCGGATCGCCGGCCTCACTCCGGACACCATCTACCGCTTCCGCGCACGCGCAGTCACCGACACGGACGAGAGCGAACCCAGCTACCAGTCAGACCCCATACGGACCCTCAAGAGTAGAC GAGATCCTCCCGGCAAACCTATCGCGACTGACGTCACCGAGACCACCGCCCGGCTGACCTGGCCCAAGCCGCACGACAAGTCCAGGGTGGACCGCTACATCGTGGAATCGCGGAAGGACAGGGAGTCCAACCAGTCCAACTGGACGGAGGTGCTGAAGGACAGCGACACGAGCTGTGAGATCAGGGACCTACAACCGGATACGCCTTATCGCTTCCGGGTCAGAGCGTGTGCCGGGTCAGACATCAGCCAACCAGGAGAGATGTCCGAAATCGTTCGGACGAAGAAGGAGCCTC TGTACCCCCCGGGACGACCGTTGGCCACTGACGTCACGGACAGGGACGTGACATTGACGTGGTCGCCGCCGGACGGAGGGCGGAAACCCTTGGAATATGCCGTGGAGCACCGCCGAGAGGGCAGAGACGAGTGGACGTCATGCATTGAG ACGTTCAAGGATACCAGATGCCAGTTGAGCGGTTTAGATCCAGAGACTCCATACCGGTTCCGCGTGCGATCTCTAGCCGGAGATGACGTCAGCATGCCTAGCGACCCCTCCGACGTCGTTCGTACGGACAGACAGAAAG TGGTGATCCCCACGCCTGGAAAGCCGAAGGTCTCCGATGTGAAGGACACGGAGGCCACCCTGTCCTGGGACACGCCGAAGGGCCGGACCAAGCCTGATGAGTACCGGGTGGAGGTGTGGGAGGCGGGAGACGAGAAGTGGGCTCCCCACAGCACCGTCAAGAAACCGCCTTTCACTGTGGACGGTCTTAAACCGGATACTGACCACTACTTCCGGGTCATCCCGGTCAAGGGGGAGGACGTGGGTGACCCCAGTGAGTACGTTGGCCCAATTCGAACGGAGAAGATGAAAC CCCCACGTCCCGGCAAGCCCAAGCCCAGCGACGTGGATGAGTCAAGCATCAACCTGTCATGGCCGCCTCCGGAAAAG TCTGAAGACGTCGACGAGTACATCTTAGAGATGCGAGAAGACAAGCGGTCTGAGTGGAAGACGGACGTGGTGAAGACCCGGGACACGCACTGCGAGGTGCCGGGCCTCGTGGCGGACACGCCGTACCGCTTCCGTGTGCGCGGCGTGAAGGACGACGTGCTGGGGGACCCGAGCAGTGTGTCCGACCCCATCTACACAAGGAGACCTAAAG TTCCGACACCGGGAAAACCACAGGCCTCTAAGATCACAGACGACAGCCTATCACTTGTCTGGCCGATGCCGCTAGGACAACCGAAGCTCGCCCTCACCGGATATGACGTAGAATGTCGCCGTGACGATTCTGATGACTGGAAATACAAGACGTCTTGCAAGGAGCCTCCTGTGAAGATCGAGGATCTTGATTCCGCCACTGCCTACAGATTCAGGGCTCGCGCGAAAACCAAGTATGAGAAGGGCGACTTCGGCGAAGAGTCAGATCGCGTCCTCACTG atcgCGGCTCGCAATCGCCCATGAAGGCCATCAACATCAACCCAGACTCCCTGCAGGACGACGGACCGACCATCCTGCCGCCAGGGAAGCCCGCGGCGTACGACGTCGGCGACAGGGACGCCAAGATCAGCTGGCCGGCCTTGCCGGACGGCAGCGACACCAGGGACGACAACCTGATAGGCTACGACGTAGAGATGCAAGAGGAAGGGGAGAGCGATTGGAAGGACGTCATAAAGGGGACCAAGTCCAACAAGTGCTACGTTCGTGACCTGAAACGGGAATCACGGTACTACTTCCGGGTCAAGGCGAACACCATTCTTGGGGAGAGCGACTATGGAGAGACATCGGATGTGGTCATCACCACAGGAAACCAAG AGCGAGAGGATGACTCCATTCCGCCGCCCGGAAAACCCGAGTTCTGGGACGTCGAAGAGACAGAAGCCAAACTAAAATGGCCGGCACTGGCGGACGGAAGTGACTGGAGGAACGACGGCATCACCGGATATGACGTAGAGATGAAGAAGGATGACGACGACGACTGGGTCTCGGCGGCCAAGGGCGTGAACAAGACGAAGTGTCAGGTCGTTGGGCTGAATCCTGCCACCCGCTATTTCTTCCGCGTGCGTGCTCTGAAGGGGAAAAGAGAAAGCGAGCCTGGAGACGTGGAGGTTGTCGTAACTCAAGGAAAGAAAG GTATTCCACCTCCGGGGAAGCCAGTAGCATGGGACGTACAAGAGGAGCAGTGCAAACTACAGTGGCCCGTTTTCATCGACGGCGGGGACGAGAGGAACGACACGACCGGATATGACGTAGAGATGAGAAAAGAGGAGGAAGACGATTGGGTCTCTACTGCAAAGGGCGTGAAGAGGAACAAGTGCCTCGTTCTGGGATTACATCCGGGTAACCGCTACTACTTCCGCGCGCAAGCCATCACGGAACTTGGGGAAAGCGAGCCCGGGCCACCTTCTGACGCCGTCATCACTCCAGGAAAGAGAG GGAGGGATGTCCCGCCACCTGGCAAGCCTGGCGCTTGGGACACCGAGGAGACCCAAACCAAACTGTGGTGGCCAGCCTTGGCCAACGGAAGTGACACCAGGGATGACGACATCACCGGATATGACGTCGAGATGAGGGAAGACGGGGAGGACGAGTGGCAATCCGCTGCCAAAGGGGTGAAGAAGACAAAGTGTCGAGTGGTGGGGCTGAAGCCGGGCACGAAGTACTTCTTCAGGGTGCGGGCTGAGACGGACGACAACGAAAGCGAGCCAGGAGAAGACTCAGACGTGGTCATCACCAAATCACAGAAAC CCGCACCACCAGGTAAACCTGAAGCGTGGGACGTCGAAGAGGAGGAGACAAAACTCCGCTGGCCCGCCCTGCCGGACGGAAGTGACACCAGAGATGACGGCGTCACCAAATATGACGTCGAGATGACAGAAGACGGAAAAGACGACTGGAAGACCGTGGTTACCTCCGTCAACGACAACAAGTGCAAGCTGATTGGTTTATCCGGCGGAACCAACTATCGCTTCCGGGTCACAGCCATTGGGAAAGAGATGAACAGTGACCCAAGCGAGATGTCGGACCTCGTGGAGACGCCAATCATCAAGA AGTCCATCACACCTCCGGGAAAACCCGAGGCCTATGATACTGAGGAGACCGAGACCAAGCTGAGCTGGCCAGCCCTGGAGGATGGCAGCAAGTACCGCGACGACAACGTCACCCGGTACGAGGTGGAGATGAGAGAGGACGGCAAGGAAGAGTGGCACGATGCCGCTAAAGGGGTGGACGATACCAAGTGCAAGATAACGGGACTGCAGCCTGCGACCAAGTACTACTTCCGGGTCAGGGCTGGCACGGATGAGGGAGAGGAGAGCGAACCGGGGAAGGAGTCTGACGTCGTAGAAACTCCCGCCACTAGAA AGTCCATCGACCCACCCGGCAAGCCGGTAGCCTGGGACGTGGAGACGACGGAGACCAAGCTGAAGTGGCCGGTCCTGCCCGACGGCAGCTACCGGCGGGACGACGGTATCACGGAGTACGAGGTGGAGCTGCGGGAGGAGGACGAGCCGGACGGGTGGCGGGACGCGGCCAAGGGTGTGAAGGGGTACAAGTGTAAGATCAAGGGGCTGAACCCGGGGACGCGCTACCGCTTCCGCGCACGCGCCGTCTCTGACATCGGCCAGAGCGAACCAGGAGAGGAGTCGGACATCGTGGAGACCCGCGGCG AGATGATAGACCCACCCGGCAAGCCAGAGGCCTACGATGTCCAGACAAACGAGATGAAGCTCTGGTGGCACGCGCACGAGAACGGAAGGGACGACAGAGTCGACGGCGTCACTGGATATGACGTCGAGATGAGGCAGGAGGGATCCGACCAATGGCTGTGCGTGGCCAAGAACGTGGATGACACCAAGTGTAAGCTGAAGGGCATGGCTGGGCCGGATAAAAAGTTGTGGTTCCGGGTCAAGGCGTTGAAAAATGACCTCGCCAGTGAACCTGGAGAGGAATCAGACGTCGTCACTATACCAG ATGGCATTCCTCCAACCGGGAAACCAGAAGCATGGGACGTGGAAGAAACCCAGACGAAACTCCGCTGGCCCGCCCTGGCtgacggaagtgacgtcaggtACGACAACATCACCGGATATGACGTCGAGATGAGAGAAGAGGGAAGCTCAAAGTGGAACGAGGCGGCCAAGGGCGTGAAGAGGAACAAGTGTAAGGTGATAGGTCTGGAGCCCGGGAGACACTACTACTTCCGGGTGCAGGCCATGAGAGGGGACGAGGAGAGCGAGCACAGCGAGCCGTCCAACGTCGTCATCACTCCCGGACAACGGACAGAAACTG TCCCTCCACCCGGTAAACCTGAGTCGTGGGACGTCACAACCACCGAAGCTAAGCTGCAATGGTCTGCCTTGGCCGACGACACGACTAACACTCGGGACGACGGTCTGACCGGATATGACGTAGAGATGAAGGAAGAGAGCTGGAGTGAATGGCAGCCCGCCGCCAACGGCGTCAAGAAGAACAAGTGCAAGATCGTCGGGCTGCAGCCAGCGTCCAATTACTACTTCCGGGTCAGGGCGAACACGACTTCCGGAGTAAGTGACTTCGGAGAAGAGTCGGATGTTGTGGCCACCACAGAGAGAGGGTTCCCCACAGACAACGGTGTCACACTAACTCCGGTTAAGGAAATCAGAGATGGAGAAGTCGACA ACATTCCGCCAACCGGGAAGCCCGAAGCTTGGGACACAGAGGAGACCCAGACCAAGCTGCGCTGGCCGGCCCTCGCCGACGGAAGTGACACCAGAAATGACGGCATCACCGGATATGACGTCGAGATGAGGGAGGACGGCAGCTACCAATGGCATTCCGCGGCCAAGGGCATCAAGAAGCCGAAGTGCCGGGTGGTGGGGCTGGAGCCGGGGAGACGGTACTACTTCAGGATCCAGGCCATGAAGGGGGCCGCGGAGAGCGCGCACTCTGAGGTGTCTGACGTCGTCATCACTCCGGGAACGAGAACAGATGTTCAGACACCAGTGGAAG ATATCGTTCGTCCCCCTGGGAAGCCATCTGCCTACGACGTCGACGAAAGAGAGACAAAACTCCGCTGGCCCGCCTTGGCCGACGGAAGTGACAGCAGGTATGACGACATCACCGGATATGACGTCGAGATCCTAGAGGACGGCACCCACCAATGGAAGTCACAAGCAAAGGGCGTGAAAGGTACCAAGTGCCGGGTCATCGGACTGGAGCCGGGGACCCTGTACTACTTCAGAGTGCAGGCGATGAAAGGACCGAAGGAAAGCGAACCGTCAGAGGTGTCCGACGCCGTGCGCACGCTGGGGCGTAAGAGAAGAGACTCAGACGACTTAGAGACATTTGCTGGAGGAGACAGGACCGGGAACCCCCCAAGAATTCAAGATG AAGAAAGAAACGGCCAACTTACCATAGGaacgatcgcgatgatgtcactgTGGCCTACTGCCAGGCAGGAAGCAG